The following are encoded together in the bacterium genome:
- a CDS encoding AAA family ATPase → MSARDTLRTIRDELSQLFLERSEVIDGALTALLSRQHVLLIGPPGSAKSMLADELCRRLEGAAYFQWLLTKFTTPEELFGAVSLSALERDEYRRVTTGKLPEAHIAFLDEVFKASSSILNAILTLLNERRFHNGRAVESVPLITLFGASNELPEDDELQALYDRFLLRFVVGYIDEDFRFLKMLQARPAAARTTLSLAALEAAQAEVAAVAVSDGVYRALVDLRRELAKAQLVVSDRRYRQALDVLRAHAYLDGRDVVGDDDVFFLEHVLWRDPGERAEVRAAVHRHLRGYVDDARALLFQTRELRDYAHRQWENNELRGRAVVEAHTKIRHILAKVGSILDDARAAGRPLDAVEAVRVEIESIQHEMLEAL, encoded by the coding sequence ATGTCCGCGCGCGACACGCTGCGCACGATCCGTGACGAGCTGTCGCAACTGTTCCTCGAGCGCAGCGAGGTGATCGACGGCGCGCTCACGGCGCTGCTCAGTCGCCAGCACGTCCTGCTCATCGGCCCGCCGGGATCGGCGAAGTCGATGCTCGCCGACGAGCTCTGCCGGCGCCTCGAGGGCGCGGCGTACTTCCAGTGGCTGCTGACCAAGTTCACCACCCCCGAGGAGCTGTTCGGCGCCGTCAGTCTGAGCGCGTTGGAGCGCGACGAGTACCGCCGCGTCACCACCGGCAAGCTGCCGGAGGCGCACATCGCCTTCCTCGACGAGGTGTTCAAGGCGAGCTCGTCGATCCTCAACGCCATTCTCACGCTGCTCAACGAACGCCGCTTCCACAACGGCCGCGCCGTCGAGTCGGTGCCGCTGATCACGCTCTTCGGCGCCAGCAACGAGCTGCCGGAGGACGACGAGCTGCAGGCGCTCTACGACCGGTTCCTGTTGCGTTTCGTCGTCGGCTACATCGACGAGGACTTCCGCTTCCTCAAGATGCTGCAGGCGCGACCGGCGGCGGCGCGCACGACCTTGTCGCTCGCCGCGCTGGAGGCCGCGCAGGCCGAGGTCGCGGCGGTCGCCGTCTCGGACGGCGTCTACCGCGCCCTCGTCGATCTGCGCCGCGAGTTGGCGAAGGCGCAACTCGTCGTCTCGGACCGCCGCTACCGGCAGGCGCTCGACGTCCTGCGCGCCCACGCCTACCTGGACGGGCGCGACGTGGTGGGCGACGACGACGTCTTCTTCCTCGAGCACGTGCTCTGGCGCGATCCCGGCGAGCGCGCCGAGGTGCGCGCCGCCGTGCACCGGCACCTGCGCGGCTACGTCGACGACGCGCGGGCGTTGTTGTTCCAGACCCGCGAGCTGCGCGACTACGCCCACCGACAGTGGGAGAACAACGAGCTGCGCGGCCGCGCCGTGGTCGAGGCGCACACCAAGATCCGCCACATCCTCGCCAAGGTGGGGTCGATCCTCGACGACGCGCGCGCCGCCGGACGGCCGCTCGACGCGGTGGAGGCGGTGCGGGTCGAGATCGAATCCATCCAGCACGAGATGCTCGAGGCGCTGTGA
- the gcvH gene encoding glycine cleavage system protein GcvH, with protein MPKPTRSRPKESEVATVLRFSEDHLWVRAEADRAQIGISDQGQDAIGEIIAVELPDVGDSVEKGETFGELESVRTVQELISPVNGTVRAVNGDLEDHPSLANEDPYHEGWLIEIELDDEGELEALMATEEYEDYVAGGDED; from the coding sequence GTGCCGAAACCGACCAGAAGCCGTCCGAAGGAGAGCGAGGTCGCGACGGTTCTCCGCTTCAGCGAGGACCACCTCTGGGTGCGCGCGGAAGCGGACCGGGCGCAGATCGGGATCTCCGACCAGGGGCAGGACGCGATCGGCGAGATCATCGCCGTCGAGCTGCCCGATGTCGGCGACAGCGTCGAGAAGGGCGAGACGTTCGGCGAGCTGGAATCGGTGCGCACCGTCCAGGAGCTGATCTCACCGGTGAACGGCACCGTGCGGGCGGTGAACGGCGACCTCGAGGACCACCCCTCGTTGGCCAACGAGGATCCGTATCACGAGGGATGGCTGATCGAGATCGAGCTCGACGACGAGGGGGAGCTCGAAGCGCTGATGGCGACGGAGGAGTACGAAGACTACGTCGCCGGCGGCGACGAGGACTGA
- a CDS encoding protein-L-isoaspartate(D-aspartate) O-methyltransferase, producing the protein MVERQLRGRDIVDERVLRAMRTVPRHRFVPAAERAAAYGDHALPIGRGQTISQPYIVALMTQLLALRGGERVLEIGTGSGYQAAVLGLLAGEVYSIEIDAVLAENARQALAAEGARNVHVRAGDGFYGWPEAAPFDALIITAATPRLPNALRDQLREGGRVVVPLERADGETLAVGVRRGDEIDWTWSGAVRFVPMTGAVRATPSPTR; encoded by the coding sequence ATGGTCGAGCGGCAACTGCGCGGCCGCGACATCGTCGACGAGCGGGTGTTGCGCGCGATGCGCACGGTGCCGCGCCATCGCTTCGTCCCTGCCGCCGAACGCGCCGCCGCCTACGGCGACCACGCGCTGCCGATCGGCCGCGGCCAGACCATCTCGCAACCGTACATCGTCGCGCTGATGACCCAGCTCCTGGCGTTGCGCGGCGGCGAGCGGGTGCTCGAGATCGGCACCGGCTCGGGATACCAGGCGGCGGTGCTCGGGCTGCTCGCCGGCGAGGTCTACTCGATCGAGATCGACGCCGTGCTGGCGGAGAACGCGCGCCAGGCCCTGGCGGCGGAGGGCGCCCGCAACGTCCACGTGCGCGCTGGCGACGGCTTCTACGGCTGGCCCGAGGCGGCGCCCTTCGACGCGCTCATCATCACCGCGGCGACGCCGCGGCTGCCGAACGCGCTGCGCGACCAGTTGCGCGAAGGCGGCCGCGTCGTGGTGCCGCTCGAGCGCGCCGACGGCGAGACGCTGGCGGTCGGCGTGCGGCGCGGCGACGAGATCGACTGGACCTGGTCGGGCGCCGTGCGCTTCGTGCCGATGACCGGCGCCGTCCGCGCGACGCCCAGCCCCACCCGCTGA
- a CDS encoding septum formation initiator family protein: MNDQRVTLSLKYKAVVAVGFVLLGLCAVSAVFGSGGVVQLRRLYTEQSQVEAQAYELARHNQELRDHLARIDADDAYLEKVVRERLGWIKPGERLYRVTDERR, from the coding sequence ATGAACGATCAACGCGTCACCCTGTCGCTGAAGTACAAGGCGGTCGTCGCCGTCGGCTTCGTGCTGCTCGGACTCTGCGCCGTGTCCGCGGTCTTCGGCAGCGGCGGCGTCGTGCAGCTCCGTCGCCTGTACACGGAGCAGTCGCAGGTCGAGGCCCAGGCGTACGAGTTGGCGCGGCACAACCAGGAGCTGCGCGATCACCTCGCCCGCATCGACGCCGACGACGCCTACCTCGAGAAGGTCGTGCGCGAGCGGCTGGGGTGGATCAAGCCCGGCGAGCGCCTCTACCGGGTCACCGACGAGCGCCGCTGA
- the eno gene encoding phosphopyruvate hydratase, whose amino-acid sequence MKIQRVTAREILDSRGNPTIEVDVVLRSGALGRAAVPSGASTGEHEAVELRDGGKRYRGKGVRKAVANVNSVIAPKLRGRDARQQAAIDKFLIDLDGTPSKRKLGANAILGVSLAVARAAAAAAGEPFFRYLGGAKAVTLPVPMMNILNGGAHADSSVDLQEFMVAPVGAASFAEALRMGTEVFHALKGVLHQRGLGTAVGDEGGFAPNLPSNRDALDLVVQAIETAGYKPGRQIAIALDPAASELYEAGLYVFRKSDGARKSAAEMTDFWADWVGQYPIVSIEDGLAEDDWEGWQALTARLGRKVQLVGDDLFVTNARRLRQGIETGVGNSILIKLNQIGTLTETLETIALAREAGYTTVISHRSGETEDSTISDLAVATNAGQIKTGSACRGERTAKYNQLLRIEEMLGKRAVYPGKAAFKR is encoded by the coding sequence GTGAAGATCCAGAGGGTGACGGCACGCGAGATTCTCGACTCGCGCGGCAATCCGACGATCGAGGTCGACGTCGTGCTGCGCAGCGGCGCGCTCGGGCGAGCCGCGGTGCCGTCCGGCGCCTCCACCGGCGAACACGAGGCGGTCGAGTTGCGCGACGGCGGCAAGCGCTACAGGGGCAAGGGCGTCCGCAAGGCCGTCGCCAACGTGAACAGCGTCATCGCCCCCAAGCTGCGCGGCCGCGACGCCCGCCAGCAGGCGGCGATCGACAAATTCCTCATCGACCTCGACGGCACGCCGAGCAAACGCAAGCTGGGCGCCAATGCGATCCTCGGCGTCTCGCTCGCCGTCGCCCGGGCGGCGGCGGCCGCTGCCGGCGAGCCGTTCTTCCGCTACCTGGGCGGCGCCAAGGCGGTGACCCTGCCGGTGCCGATGATGAACATCCTCAATGGCGGGGCCCACGCCGACAGCTCGGTGGACCTGCAGGAGTTCATGGTCGCGCCGGTCGGCGCCGCCTCGTTCGCCGAGGCGCTGCGCATGGGCACCGAGGTCTTCCACGCGCTGAAGGGCGTGCTGCACCAACGCGGCCTCGGCACCGCGGTCGGCGACGAGGGCGGCTTCGCGCCCAACCTGCCGTCGAATCGCGACGCGCTCGACCTCGTCGTGCAGGCGATCGAGACCGCCGGCTACAAGCCGGGCCGCCAGATCGCGATCGCCCTCGACCCCGCGGCCAGCGAGCTCTACGAAGCCGGCCTGTACGTGTTCCGGAAATCCGACGGCGCCCGCAAGTCGGCCGCCGAGATGACCGACTTCTGGGCCGACTGGGTCGGCCAGTACCCGATCGTATCGATCGAGGACGGCCTCGCCGAGGACGACTGGGAGGGCTGGCAGGCGCTGACCGCGCGCCTCGGCAGGAAGGTGCAACTGGTCGGCGACGACCTGTTCGTCACCAACGCCCGCCGCCTCCGCCAGGGTATCGAAACCGGCGTCGGCAATTCGATCCTCATCAAGCTCAACCAGATCGGCACGCTCACCGAGACGCTGGAGACGATCGCCCTGGCGCGCGAGGCCGGCTACACGACGGTGATCTCGCACCGCTCCGGCGAGACCGAGGACAGCACCATCAGCGACCTCGCCGTCGCCACCAACGCCGGCCAGATCAAGACCGGCAGCGCCTGCCGCGGCGAGCGCACCGCCAAGTACAACCAGCTCCTGCGCATCGAGGAGATGCTCGGCAAGCGCGCCGTCTACCCCGGCAAGGCGGCGTTCAAGCGCTAG
- a CDS encoding LemA family protein produces the protein MWLLLLIIVAPGLWAIWTYNRLVALKNQVASGWRQIDVQLKRRHDLIPNLVSAVRGYMEFERDTLERVIAARNQAAGANTVQQSMAAEADLTRALRQLFAVAESYPQLRANENVMHLQEELTTTENQLGFARQYYNDVVMRFNTQQDVFPANLLAGRFGFQHAELFAADDSAHAVPPVDLSLPPAR, from the coding sequence ATGTGGCTGCTGCTGCTGATCATCGTCGCCCCGGGGCTGTGGGCGATCTGGACCTACAATCGGCTGGTGGCGCTGAAGAACCAGGTCGCCAGCGGCTGGCGGCAGATCGACGTCCAGCTCAAGCGGCGGCACGACCTCATTCCCAACCTGGTCTCGGCGGTGCGCGGCTACATGGAGTTCGAGCGCGACACCCTCGAGCGCGTCATCGCGGCCCGCAACCAGGCCGCCGGCGCCAACACCGTCCAGCAGAGCATGGCCGCCGAGGCCGACCTGACGCGGGCCCTGCGGCAGCTCTTCGCGGTCGCCGAGAGCTATCCGCAACTGCGGGCGAACGAGAACGTCATGCACCTGCAGGAGGAGCTCACGACCACCGAGAACCAACTCGGCTTCGCGCGCCAGTACTACAACGACGTGGTGATGCGCTTTAACACCCAGCAGGACGTGTTCCCGGCGAACCTGCTCGCCGGTCGCTTCGGCTTCCAGCACGCCGAGCTCTTCGCCGCCGACGACAGCGCCCACGCCGTCCCACCGGTCGATCTCTCGCTCCCCCCGGCGCGGTGA
- a CDS encoding M48 family metalloprotease: MSFAEQQRRNRRRTAVLIGAFLGLFAAVGLLLDLTVIGAPAPIATLTALTVASVTSALGWRRGADWILASLLAEPLRDDEPEHRQLANIATEMAIAAGLPRPRLFVIPDPSPNALATGRAAADAAIAVTAGALALLDREETQGVVAHEMAHIANRDSAVMTLVSVLFGGLLMLADWARRSAVLARQGGRATPPLALLLLPLLIVLTPLLSQLLAMAVSRRREYQADATAVELTRNPEGLARALEKIAGSEFPLRAASRGSAHLFIVSPLRRRTDRVADAPWGSLFATHPPLAQRIALLRGLAGH, translated from the coding sequence GTGAGCTTCGCCGAGCAACAGCGCCGCAACCGCCGGCGCACCGCCGTGCTGATCGGCGCCTTCCTGGGCCTCTTCGCGGCGGTCGGGCTGCTCCTGGATCTGACCGTCATCGGCGCGCCGGCGCCGATCGCGACGCTGACCGCGCTGACCGTCGCCAGCGTCACCAGCGCGCTCGGCTGGCGGCGGGGCGCCGACTGGATCCTGGCCTCGCTGCTCGCCGAACCGCTGCGCGACGACGAGCCGGAACACCGTCAGCTCGCCAACATCGCCACCGAAATGGCCATCGCCGCCGGCCTGCCGCGACCGCGCCTGTTCGTCATTCCCGATCCGTCGCCGAACGCCCTGGCGACGGGACGGGCCGCGGCGGACGCGGCCATCGCCGTCACCGCCGGCGCCCTCGCCCTGCTCGACCGCGAGGAGACCCAGGGGGTCGTCGCGCACGAGATGGCGCACATCGCCAACCGCGACAGCGCCGTCATGACCCTGGTGTCGGTGCTCTTCGGCGGCCTCCTGATGCTCGCCGACTGGGCCCGCCGCAGCGCCGTCCTCGCCCGCCAGGGCGGCCGCGCCACCCCGCCCCTCGCTCTGCTGCTCCTGCCGCTGCTGATCGTGCTGACCCCGTTGCTGTCCCAGCTCCTGGCAATGGCCGTGTCGCGCCGCCGCGAGTACCAGGCGGACGCCACCGCCGTGGAGCTGACCCGCAACCCGGAGGGCCTGGCACGAGCGCTCGAGAAGATCGCCGGCAGCGAGTTCCCGCTGCGCGCCGCCAGCCGCGGCTCGGCCCACCTCTTCATCGTCAGCCCGCTCCGCCGCCGCACCGACCGCGTCGCCGACGCCCCCTGGGGCAGCCTCTTCGCCACACACCCACCGCTGGCGCAGCGCATCGCCCTGCTGCGCGGCCTGGCCGGCCACTGA
- a CDS encoding zf-TFIIB domain-containing protein — MPSAPIPCPHCGVTMSQVTAHARSGYGLLLDQCRRCGGIWCDRWELYPLDRGEAARLEAVDETRLQDTIPPPTTPGRCPRCSSPLRPFHDPALPADAAIERCPVCDGMWLNRGTLTRVKEHAPGRPDPLPRLTGTLARQATWAQVSNLDAATYAADEPPAHDTQPWLAWLRSAGPWLALAALLRLVLR; from the coding sequence ATGCCCTCGGCACCGATCCCCTGCCCGCACTGCGGCGTCACCATGAGCCAGGTGACCGCTCACGCCCGCTCCGGATACGGGCTGCTGCTCGACCAGTGTCGGCGCTGCGGCGGCATCTGGTGCGACCGCTGGGAGCTGTACCCCCTCGACCGCGGCGAAGCCGCCCGCCTCGAGGCGGTGGACGAAACCCGCCTCCAGGACACCATCCCCCCGCCGACCACCCCCGGACGCTGCCCCCGCTGCTCGAGCCCGCTGCGCCCATTCCACGATCCGGCCCTGCCCGCCGACGCCGCCATCGAACGCTGCCCGGTGTGCGACGGCATGTGGCTCAACCGCGGCACCCTGACCCGCGTCAAGGAGCACGCCCCAGGGAGACCCGATCCCCTGCCGCGCCTGACCGGCACACTGGCGCGGCAGGCCACCTGGGCCCAGGTCAGCAACCTCGACGCCGCCACCTATGCCGCCGACGAGCCACCCGCGCACGATACCCAGCCCTGGCTCGCCTGGCTCAGGTCCGCCGGCCCCTGGCTGGCCCTCGCCGCCCTCCTCCGCCTCGTCCTCCGTTGA
- a CDS encoding acetyl-CoA C-acyltransferase, whose product MADAFIIDAVRTARGRRKGSLSETHPIDLLVAPLKAVVARNDVDPGRVEDVIVGCVTETGEQGSNLARSTVLAAGWPVEVPGVTLNRFCSSGQQAVNFAAMAVKSGAQDLVLAGGVENMTRVPMGSDMGALPMSLMEKYDLVPQGLSAEMIVEKWKFTRQQLDEFSLASQQKAWQAIQEGRFARSIVPIEVTHNGERKVFDTDEHVRPQSTLEGLMALNPSFKPDGVITAGNSSGIVDGAAAVLVASERAVKELKLKPRARVVEQVIVGSEPVIMLTGPIPATQKALRRAGLTADDIDLYEINEAFAPVPLVTMKEVGIDPEKVNVNGGAIAMGHPLGATGAMLIGTLIDELERRDQRYGLATMCIGIGMGIATIIERV is encoded by the coding sequence ATGGCCGACGCATTCATCATCGACGCCGTTCGCACCGCGCGCGGGCGTCGCAAGGGCAGCCTGAGCGAGACCCATCCGATCGATCTGCTGGTGGCGCCGCTGAAGGCGGTGGTGGCGCGCAACGACGTCGATCCCGGGCGGGTCGAGGACGTGATCGTCGGCTGCGTCACCGAGACCGGCGAGCAGGGATCGAATCTGGCCCGCTCGACGGTGCTGGCTGCCGGGTGGCCGGTGGAGGTGCCGGGGGTGACGCTGAACCGGTTCTGCTCCTCGGGCCAGCAGGCGGTGAACTTCGCCGCCATGGCGGTGAAGTCGGGAGCGCAGGATCTGGTGCTGGCGGGCGGGGTCGAGAACATGACCCGCGTGCCGATGGGCTCGGATATGGGCGCCCTGCCGATGAGCCTGATGGAGAAGTACGATCTGGTGCCGCAGGGGCTCTCGGCGGAGATGATCGTCGAGAAGTGGAAGTTCACCCGCCAGCAGCTCGACGAGTTCTCGCTCGCCAGCCAGCAGAAGGCCTGGCAGGCGATCCAGGAGGGGCGGTTCGCGCGCAGCATCGTGCCCATCGAGGTGACCCACAACGGCGAGCGCAAGGTGTTCGACACCGACGAGCACGTGCGGCCGCAGTCAACGCTCGAGGGCCTGATGGCGCTCAACCCGTCGTTCAAGCCCGACGGCGTGATCACCGCCGGCAACTCGAGCGGCATCGTCGACGGCGCCGCCGCGGTGCTGGTGGCCTCCGAGCGGGCGGTGAAGGAGCTGAAGCTGAAGCCGCGCGCCCGCGTCGTCGAGCAGGTGATCGTCGGCTCCGAGCCGGTGATCATGCTGACCGGCCCCATCCCCGCGACCCAGAAGGCGCTGCGGCGCGCCGGCCTGACGGCGGACGACATCGACCTCTACGAGATCAACGAGGCCTTCGCGCCGGTGCCGCTGGTGACGATGAAGGAGGTCGGCATCGACCCCGAGAAGGTGAACGTCAATGGCGGCGCCATCGCCATGGGCCACCCGCTCGGCGCCACCGGCGCGATGCTGATCGGCACCCTGATCGACGAGCTCGAGCGCCGCGACCAGCGCTACGGCCTGGCCACGATGTGCATCGGCATCGGGATGGGCATCGCGACCATCATCGAGCGCGTCTAG
- a CDS encoding patatin-like phospholipase family protein, which translates to MGITIVQKSDPKVRKKNPKIALVLAGGAITGGAFKLGGLKALDDFLVNRKTTEFDSYIGLSAGAVLAAPLAAAISPAEMIKSLEGKSDEIDVFRMVDFYSPNVAEFVQRPLQYALALVSFLPGSLIDVLRNTPQLQTDLRAALRDYVRRPSPSQLPKLLAPIAEALWKRRDFPSLLDHLPSGLFDNSSIERYIRRNLEDAELSNDFRILYRRTKRELYISAMNLDTAERVVFGHDEDASVTISEAVQASTALPGFYKPARLKGIDYVDGGVRRTANLDVAVEHGADLIICYNPFRPFSNRVQRRFDRDAGRYVYDGQPLAESGILSVLNQVFRTLLHSRLQYGLREYQDDPSFRGDIIVIEPKESDVHFFQLNALSYWERLRAAQLGYVSVTESIANQYELVKSVLERYGLTITRREVRESVDRIREEDVENATEALTREVPKRRLRVA; encoded by the coding sequence ATGGGCATCACCATCGTCCAGAAGAGCGATCCCAAGGTTCGCAAGAAGAACCCGAAGATCGCACTGGTGCTCGCGGGCGGCGCGATCACGGGCGGGGCGTTCAAGCTCGGCGGCCTGAAGGCGCTCGACGACTTCCTGGTCAACCGCAAGACCACCGAATTCGACTCGTACATCGGGCTCTCCGCGGGGGCCGTGCTGGCGGCGCCGCTGGCGGCGGCGATCAGTCCGGCGGAGATGATCAAGAGCCTGGAGGGCAAGTCGGACGAGATCGACGTCTTCCGGATGGTCGACTTCTACAGCCCGAACGTCGCCGAATTCGTCCAGCGGCCGCTGCAGTACGCGCTGGCGCTGGTCAGCTTCCTGCCCGGATCGCTGATCGACGTTCTCCGCAACACGCCGCAGTTGCAGACCGACCTGCGGGCGGCGCTGCGCGACTACGTCCGCCGGCCGTCGCCGTCGCAACTGCCGAAGCTGCTGGCGCCGATCGCCGAGGCGCTGTGGAAGCGACGGGACTTCCCGTCGCTGCTCGATCACCTGCCCAGCGGGCTCTTCGACAACTCGAGCATCGAGCGCTACATCCGCCGCAATCTCGAGGACGCGGAGCTGAGCAACGACTTCCGCATCCTGTACCGGCGCACCAAGCGCGAGCTCTACATCAGCGCCATGAACCTCGACACGGCGGAGCGCGTCGTCTTCGGCCACGACGAGGACGCCTCGGTCACCATCTCGGAGGCGGTGCAGGCGTCGACGGCGCTGCCGGGGTTCTACAAGCCGGCGCGGCTGAAGGGCATCGACTACGTCGACGGCGGCGTGCGGCGCACCGCCAACCTCGACGTCGCGGTCGAACACGGCGCCGATCTGATCATCTGCTACAACCCGTTCCGCCCGTTCTCCAATCGCGTCCAGCGCCGCTTCGACCGCGACGCCGGCCGCTACGTCTACGACGGCCAGCCGCTCGCCGAGAGCGGCATCCTGAGCGTGCTGAATCAGGTCTTCCGCACCCTGCTCCACTCGCGGCTGCAGTACGGCCTGCGCGAGTACCAGGACGATCCGAGCTTCCGCGGCGACATCATCGTCATCGAGCCGAAGGAGAGCGACGTCCACTTCTTCCAGCTCAACGCGCTGTCGTACTGGGAGCGCCTGCGCGCCGCCCAGCTCGGGTACGTCTCGGTCACCGAGTCGATCGCCAACCAGTACGAGCTGGTGAAGTCGGTGCTCGAGCGCTACGGGCTGACGATCACCCGTCGCGAGGTGCGCGAGAGCGTCGATCGCATCCGCGAAGAGGACGTCGAGAACGCCACCGAGGCGCTGACCCGCGAGGTCCCGAAGCGGCGCCTGCGGGTCGCCTGA
- a CDS encoding nucleotidyltransferase family protein, producing the protein MKAMILAAGFGSRLRPLTDRVPKPLLAVGGKPLIAYPLALARAAGIRDVVINLHHHGAAIRAALGDGAAFGVSIRYSDEDPILDTGGGILRARPLLGGERFVVLNSDSIVDLDLRRLVDWHVARGGVATMVLRRDREQARFGEIEIDAASRVRRLLGRPAAAPAPLTPFMFAGVHVLEPAVFDHMASGAFGIVKQTYPALLAADRPVHGYVHDGYWRVLDTHVGLAEGRYDFTAGPPPLAPGNRP; encoded by the coding sequence GTGAAGGCGATGATCCTCGCCGCCGGCTTCGGCAGCCGGCTGCGCCCGCTCACCGACCGCGTGCCGAAGCCGCTGCTCGCGGTCGGCGGCAAGCCGCTCATCGCCTACCCGCTGGCGCTGGCGCGCGCCGCCGGCATCCGCGACGTGGTCATCAACCTCCACCACCACGGCGCCGCCATCCGCGCCGCGCTCGGCGACGGCGCCGCGTTCGGCGTCTCGATCCGCTACTCCGACGAGGATCCGATCCTCGACACCGGCGGCGGCATCCTGCGGGCGCGGCCGCTGCTCGGCGGCGAGCGCTTCGTGGTCCTCAACTCGGACAGCATCGTCGACCTCGACCTGCGCCGCCTGGTGGACTGGCACGTGGCGCGCGGCGGCGTGGCGACGATGGTGCTGCGCCGCGATCGCGAGCAGGCGCGCTTCGGCGAGATCGAGATCGACGCGGCGTCCCGCGTCCGCCGCCTGCTCGGCCGGCCCGCCGCGGCGCCGGCGCCGCTGACGCCGTTCATGTTCGCCGGCGTGCACGTGCTCGAGCCCGCCGTGTTCGACCACATGGCCAGCGGCGCCTTCGGCATCGTCAAGCAGACCTATCCCGCCCTGCTCGCCGCCGATCGCCCGGTGCACGGCTACGTCCACGACGGCTACTGGCGCGTCCTCGACACCCACGTCGGGCTCGCCGAGGGGCGCTACGACTTCACCGCCGGCCCGCCTCCCCTCGCGCCCGGGAATCGACCTTGA
- a CDS encoding phosphotransferase, producing MADVEAGIGRTVAELVRDRFGGAAAVTRLAPLAGDASTRRYARAWLRGPGAPATAVVMILADRGIAMSSDELAVFREPLRELPYVNVHRFLERLGVAIPALYVDASARGLLLLEDIGDTPLWEALQGRAEAEQQALFEAAIDQLLRIEIDGTAARDDSCIAFQQMFDRRLFDWEFEHFLEYGLVDRLPAGLPAGEQDELRQHFGRLSAFLDAQPRVLNHRDFHAWNLYLCDGRIRVIDFQDALLAPAPYDLATLLGDRDTRDVVRPPLEQRLLAYYARAWAARGGPPWSAAALWEVYATCALQKAFKVVGRFHYLDRVKGKPGYLRYLPGTWRQIARLLADWPELAPVRAILARHVVELRP from the coding sequence ATGGCCGACGTGGAGGCGGGGATCGGACGGACGGTGGCGGAGTTGGTGCGCGACCGCTTCGGCGGCGCGGCGGCGGTGACGCGTCTGGCGCCGCTGGCCGGCGACGCGTCGACCCGGCGTTACGCCCGCGCCTGGCTGCGCGGTCCGGGGGCGCCGGCGACGGCGGTGGTGATGATCCTCGCCGATCGCGGCATCGCCATGTCGTCGGACGAGCTGGCGGTGTTCCGGGAGCCGCTGCGCGAGCTGCCGTACGTCAACGTGCACCGCTTTCTCGAGCGGCTGGGCGTCGCCATCCCCGCGCTCTACGTCGATGCCTCGGCGCGGGGCCTGTTGCTGCTCGAGGACATCGGCGACACGCCCCTGTGGGAGGCCTTGCAGGGGCGCGCCGAGGCCGAGCAGCAGGCGCTCTTCGAGGCGGCCATCGACCAGCTCCTGCGCATCGAGATCGACGGCACGGCGGCGCGCGACGATTCCTGCATCGCCTTCCAGCAGATGTTCGACCGGCGTCTCTTCGACTGGGAATTCGAGCACTTCCTGGAATACGGCCTGGTCGACCGTCTGCCCGCCGGCCTGCCGGCGGGCGAGCAGGACGAGCTGCGGCAGCACTTCGGGCGCCTGTCCGCCTTCCTCGACGCGCAGCCGCGGGTGCTCAACCACCGCGATTTCCACGCCTGGAACCTCTACCTCTGCGACGGGCGGATCCGGGTCATCGACTTCCAGGACGCGCTGCTGGCGCCGGCGCCGTACGACCTGGCGACGCTGCTCGGCGATCGCGACACCCGCGACGTCGTCCGGCCGCCGCTCGAGCAGCGCCTGCTCGCCTACTACGCCCGCGCCTGGGCGGCGCGCGGCGGCCCGCCGTGGAGCGCGGCGGCGCTGTGGGAGGTCTACGCCACCTGCGCCCTGCAGAAGGCGTTCAAGGTGGTCGGCCGCTTCCACTACCTCGACCGGGTGAAGGGCAAGCCGGGCTACCTGCGCTATCTGCCCGGCACCTGGCGGCAGATCGCCCGCCTGCTGGCGGACTGGCCGGAGCTGGCGCCGGTGCGCGCGATCCTCGCCCGTCACGTCGTCGAGCTGCGCCCGTGA